In the genome of Sander vitreus isolate 19-12246 chromosome 13, sanVit1, whole genome shotgun sequence, one region contains:
- the LOC144528218 gene encoding uncharacterized protein LOC144528218, with amino-acid sequence MEKSVEDSQHALSIFVQAVQRVFLGSKAENKKLATENAVLREWTAIKQLRWEQEKKKLLYEKDFLVSTLYMARCDMVNALVFARASQKKFDTQGVGKKINGTFKENKDKVRSLTENLYFHMMETEKVKNSWKAEQDQLNEMKLSFDKMLIQLNEEWESRGIVRQKEVAAELETLQQDCEKKVSQVIQEKDDVITSVRKEMMALIEGNLESLAKVRALETQICQRQAEEKEESFKKIQELQKQSRGVEEKWLIKEQDWLNREQEWLNKEYASKTNKEKAKMAKDEKKAKKETEKRLKKERKEAEEREKKEREENERKDKKRLKTEKKENKEREKKREGE; translated from the exons ATGGAGAAAAGCGTTGAG GACTCCCAGCATGCTCTCAGCATATTCGTGCAAGCCGTGCAACGGGTCTTTCTGGGCTCCAAAGCAGAAAACAAGAAGCTGGCTACAGAAAATGCTGTTCTGAGGGAGTGGACAGCCATCAAGCAGCTCCGCTGggagcaagaaaaaaagaagctacTGTATGAAAAGGACTTTTTAGTGTCAACTCTGTATATGGCCAGATGTGACATGGTTAATGCTTTAGTGTTCGCGAGAGCTAGTCAAAAAAAGTTTGACACTCAAGGAGTGGGCAAAAAGATTAACGGaacatttaaagaaaacaagGACAAAGTACGCTCCTTGACAGAAAATCTATACTTCCACATGATGGAGACCGAGAAGGTAAAAAATTCCTGGAAGGCAGAGCAGGACCAGCTCAATGAAATGAAACTTTCCTTTGATAAAATGTTGATACAGTTAAATGAAGAGTGGGAAAGCCGGGGGATTGTTAGACAGAAGGAGGTAGCTGCTGAGCTGGAAACTCTGCAGCAGGACTGCGAGAAGAAGGTGAGCCAGGTCATCCAGGAAAAGGATGATGTGATCACCAGTGTCAGAAAGGAAATGATGGCACTGATAGAGGGAAATCTGGAGAGCTTGGCCAAGGTGAGAGCATTAGAGACACAGATCTGccagagacaggcagaggagaaggaggagagctTTAAGAAAATACAGGAGCTGCAGAAACAGAGCAGAGGGGTGGAAGAGAAGTGGCTCATCAAGGAACAGGACTGGCTCAACAGGGAACAGGAGTGGCTCAACAAG GAGTATGCCTCAAAAACGAACAAAGAGAAGGCCAAGATGGCAAAGGATGAAAAGAAGGCAAAGAAGGAGACAGAAAAGAGGCtgaagaaggagagaaaagaggcggaggagagagagaagaaggagagagaggaaaatgaGAGGAAGGATAAGAAAAGATTGAagacagagaagaaagaaaacaaggaaagggagaaaaaaagagaaggagagtga
- the htatsf1 gene encoding 17S U2 SnRNP complex component HTATSF1, which yields MSGQSNNNKDFLEQLRMQELYDRRNEDGSSDPNTYIDPEDGTVYDWDHEKKAFFPKITEDFIAAYQANYGFTQDGHPDANNAAVSSSNPAASEPDSKPLEKEKPEDATQNPDPDQDETAAKEAKHKGEKRKADPGWFDIDDNKNTNVYVSGLPPDISSEEFAELMSKCGIVMRDPITEEYKVKLYKDKEGNLKGDGLCCYLKKESVALALRLIDESEVRGYRLHVEAARFELKGQYDASKKKKKNKDYKKKLQQQQKQLDWRPEKQGEVRKRHEKVVIIRNMFHPSDFEEDPLELNEYREDLRSECEKFGGVKKVILFDRHPDGVASVAFKEPEQADACIQSFNGRWFGGRQLTAELWDGTTDYQVEETTREREERLKGWSTFLDGGNQGQQNNTSKPAEGSTTSTEPTEPSNTTEPEQHPKTEPQQQEEEKEADSTDSSLAGSDDEEA from the exons ATGAGTGGTCAATCAAATAACAACAAAGACTTTTTGGAGCAGCTGCGGATGCAGGAACTCTATGACCGGAGAAATGAGGATGGCTCCTCTGACCCCAACACCTACATTGACCCAGAGGATGGGACTGTGTATGACTGGGACCATGAAAAGAAGGCTTTTTTCCCTAAA ATAACAGAGGACTTCATTGCAGCCTACCAGGCCAACTATGGCTTCACTCAAGATGGCCATCCAGATGCCAACAACGCTGCAGTGAGCAGCTCCAACCCAGCAGCCTCAGAACCAGACAGCAAGCCCTTAGAAAAGGAGAAACCAGAAGATGCCACCCAAAACCCAGACCCAGACCAGGATGAGACTGCAGCTAAAGAAGCCAAACATAAAGGGGAGAAGAGGAAAGCAGATCCAG GATGGTTTGATATcgatgacaataaaaacacGAACGTCTACGTATCAG GCCTGCCTCCTGACATCAGCAGTGAGGAGTTTGCTGAGTTGATGTCCAAGTGTGGCATTGTTATGCGGGACCCCATTACTGAAGAGTACAAGGTCAAACTCTACAAGGACAAAGAGGGAAATCTGAAGGGAGATGGCCTCTGCTGCTATCTCAAG AAGGAGTCAGTGGCATTGGCTCTGCGTCTGATTGACGAGTCAGAGGTCCGAGGTTACAGACTCCACGTGGAAGCAGCACGGTTTGAGCTAAAGGGCCAGTATGATGCcagcaagaagaagaagaagaacaaagaTTATAAGAAgaagctgcagcagcaacagaA ACAGTTGGACTGGAGGCCAGAGAAGCAAGGagaagtgaggaagagacaTGAAAAAGTTGTCATCATTAGGAACATGTTCCACCCCAGTGACTTTGAg GAAGACCCACTGGAGTTGAATGAGTATCGCGAGGATCTGCGGTCAGAGTGTGAGAAGTTTGGGGGGGTCAAGAAGGTCATCCTCTTTGAT AGACACCCAGATGGCGTGGCATCAGTCGCATTTAAGGAGCCTGAGCAAGCTGATGCATGCATTCAGTCGTTTAATGGTCGCTGGTTTGGAGGAAGGCAGCTGACTGCTGAGCTTTGGGATGGAACAACAGACTATCAG GTGGAAGAGACAACACGTGAGCGGGAGGAGCGACTGAAGGGTTGGTCTACTTTCCTGGATGGAGGCAATCAGGGCCAGCAGAACAACACCTCCAAGCCAGCGGAGGGCAGCACCACCTCTACAGAACCCACAGAACCCTCCAACACCACGGAGCCTGAACAGCATCCAAAAACAGAACCACAGcaacaggaagaggaaaaggaagcagactctacagacagcagcctggCAGGAAGTGATGATGAGGAAGCCTAG